Sequence from the Vibrio alfacsensis genome:
AGTCTTCGCGATCAACTCATTAGCATCACACGGAATGAAGTTGAAATTCTTTACCACACATATGGTATTCCTTTTACACGTGTGATCATGTTTGAATTTTTACGCCAACCAGAGTTGGCGCAACAAATAATCGCTAAGCTTTACCGTTCTAAAGCGTTGACGGTATGGTTTGAACAGGCTCAACAATCAGGGGCAATTAAACATATCAATATCAGTTTGCTTTCTGACACCTATTCAAGCATTTTCAATGGATTGTTCTTATGGCCATCAGTCTTCAATATGCAAGAGCTGCCAACCGAAACTGAGATTGAACAAAAAGTGGAACATTTGGTGTTCGTTATTACCAGCACTTGCGAAGCGGCCAACACTAACCCAAATCTGACGTACAATGAATAAGAACTTGCAGCCACGGTGCTGCTTCGCATACCACTAACGGAAGCCTCGGTTAAAATTACGCGACCATCAATCCGCCTTGCCTCTGATGAAAGTGCGTTAATTTTCTGCTCTTAATGCATACTGCTTAGGGGTAATTCCACGGTGCTTCTTGAACATCCTATTAAAGCTCGCGACATTGGTGTATCCCAAGCGAATAGCGATGTCATTAATGCTAACGTGCTTGCCCAACAGTTGCACTGCAATATTGCTCAGCACGTAGCCTGATACCGTAGAAAAATTAAGTCCTAGCTTTTGCAATCGACGCTGAAATTGCTGATCAGACAAACCTAACAAATGCGAAACTCTATCTAATGTTGGCAACCCATAGTGACTGCTATAACTGACCACTTCATAAATCACTTTTAGCTCATCTTCTGGATCTGGCATATTGAGTAAATCATCCAGATCAGAGAAATTCATTGCCAGTCGACTCTCTTCTCGATGGGTCAATTGACGTGAAGCAAGACGATCATCAATGTGGAGCCACACTTCTGTCCTTGGTTGGCTCCAATCAACCTCACAACCAAAGTACGCCTTGTATAGCTCATGATTTTTCCTTGAACCCGAGATGCTCACGCGAAGTGGTCGATAATCTTGCCCTAAAAATTCACGTAATATTTTTACCATGAAAACGGCGCTACGAATGCTGTCATGCACTTTGATAGACGTATCGATAAATGGATTGTGGTAAGTCCATTTAAGTATATTGCCTGACTGAGCACCGGCAAAAAATGCCCCCGACTGTAAATTACTCACACCATAATTGACCCTTCGGATCGTGCTTGAAAGATCATTACCAGAAAACAGCCAACGTCCAACTGGGCCGAGCTTGTTTAGATCCACCCCTCGGCTAAGATTGAGAATCACATCAGGATCTTGACTCAGTTGCTCAATGCGTCGATACCATTCGCTAACCGCAGTTAAAGGGATAAGCGTCATCGGATTGTGGAATACGGAATCAGGAATCCCTAGGTCTTCGGACTGCAAATTATACTTTGATAACGCGAGGTTATGCATATTTAGGATGCCCATTGCACGTATAAATCGGACCGTTTTCATAACTAATTACATCAAATTTATCTTCTTATTGATTTAATCTGTCACAAATCATCATCTATTTCAATTACAAAGAGAATACCCAACAGTTGAAATAGAGGAGTATTGAATGAGTTTACTCAGTGTCCCATTTGTCGGAACAGGTGCAGATACCGCTTTACATGTGGTAGCGGCTGTCGTTTTAATCGCGAGTGTCGTTGGCGCTTGTTACGGCTTTTGGAAAATCCATGAATTACCAATTAACAAAGCACACAGCAAAGATCACCACCAAATTGGGCTTATCACTGCCCTCACTTGGATAGGTTTTGTCTGGCACTGGGTATGGGTGCTAGCCGTGATTTTTGCATT
This genomic interval carries:
- a CDS encoding AraC family transcriptional regulator encodes the protein MKTVRFIRAMGILNMHNLALSKYNLQSEDLGIPDSVFHNPMTLIPLTAVSEWYRRIEQLSQDPDVILNLSRGVDLNKLGPVGRWLFSGNDLSSTIRRVNYGVSNLQSGAFFAGAQSGNILKWTYHNPFIDTSIKVHDSIRSAVFMVKILREFLGQDYRPLRVSISGSRKNHELYKAYFGCEVDWSQPRTEVWLHIDDRLASRQLTHREESRLAMNFSDLDDLLNMPDPEDELKVIYEVVSYSSHYGLPTLDRVSHLLGLSDQQFQRRLQKLGLNFSTVSGYVLSNIAVQLLGKHVSINDIAIRLGYTNVASFNRMFKKHRGITPKQYALRAEN
- a CDS encoding TetR/AcrR family transcriptional regulator, with product MALIEEKRLAIIAAAKEEFIQHGFTGANMDRVCTSAEVSKRTLYRHFKSKDVLFESILGIIKSSINERQSYPFDSQRSLRDQLISITRNEVEILYHTYGIPFTRVIMFEFLRQPELAQQIIAKLYRSKALTVWFEQAQQSGAIKHINISLLSDTYSSIFNGLFLWPSVFNMQELPTETEIEQKVEHLVFVITSTCEAANTNPNLTYNE
- a CDS encoding MFS transporter, producing MSLLSVPFVGTGADTALHVVAAVVLIASVVGACYGFWKIHELPINKAHSKDHHQIGLITALTWIGFVWHWVWVLAVIFAFVDMEKAIINLRDTWKSKPQTDTQPQEEA